The Longimicrobiaceae bacterium genome has a window encoding:
- the atpB gene encoding F0F1 ATP synthase subunit A, translated as MIASFALMLALAGAFQQTGPGHEGPAVQPAQPQVEAAAQHVAGEEGHGEGVDFMHHILDSREWETPFGVVHFPEEHSWQVGPIDMTPTKHVLFLGIAGLLTLLFLLPAAALAGRAQSGRTAGRRHNLVEAFVLYIRNEVVMRNIGHGGEKFAPFLLTLFFFILFANLLGLVPWGSTATANISVTAALAILTFFVIEGGGMRAQGAGYLGTVVYWNKDLALPMRVLMLVIMTPVEIVGKLTKPFALAVRLMANMTAGHIVLLAIISLIFVFGSYYVLVAPILMGVAITFLEIFVSFLQAYIFTLLSSVFIGLMQHAHH; from the coding sequence ATGATCGCTAGCTTCGCACTCATGCTCGCCCTGGCGGGCGCGTTCCAGCAGACCGGCCCGGGGCACGAGGGGCCCGCCGTCCAGCCCGCGCAGCCGCAGGTGGAGGCCGCCGCCCAGCACGTCGCGGGCGAGGAGGGGCACGGCGAGGGGGTGGACTTCATGCACCACATCCTCGACAGCCGCGAGTGGGAGACCCCCTTCGGGGTCGTCCACTTCCCCGAGGAGCACTCCTGGCAGGTGGGGCCCATCGACATGACCCCCACCAAGCACGTCCTCTTTCTGGGGATCGCGGGGCTGCTGACGCTCCTCTTCCTCCTCCCCGCGGCGGCGCTCGCCGGGCGCGCGCAGTCCGGCCGGACGGCGGGGAGGCGGCACAACCTGGTGGAGGCATTCGTCCTCTACATCCGCAACGAGGTGGTGATGAGGAACATCGGGCACGGTGGGGAGAAGTTCGCCCCGTTCCTGCTCACCCTCTTCTTCTTCATCCTCTTCGCCAACCTGCTGGGGCTGGTCCCCTGGGGGTCCACCGCCACGGCCAACATCTCGGTCACCGCGGCGCTTGCGATCCTCACCTTCTTCGTCATCGAGGGGGGCGGGATGCGGGCGCAGGGCGCCGGCTACCTGGGGACGGTCGTCTACTGGAACAAGGATCTCGCCCTCCCCATGCGCGTCCTGATGCTGGTCATCATGACCCCGGTGGAGATCGTGGGGAAGCTGACCAAGCCGTTCGCGCTGGCGGTCCGCCTCATGGCGAACATGACTGCGGGGCACATCGTGCTCCTGGCGATCATCTCCCTGATCTTCGTGTTCGGGAGCTACTACGTCCTGGTGGCGCCGATCCTCATGGGGGTGGCGATCACGTTCCTGGAGATCTTCGTCTCGTTCCTCCAGGCGTACATCTTCACGCTGCTCAGCAGCGTGTTCATCGGGCTGATGCAGCACGCGCACCACTGA